One part of the Truepera radiovictrix DSM 17093 genome encodes these proteins:
- the murA gene encoding UDP-N-acetylglucosamine 1-carboxyvinyltransferase: protein MELHHDAFFVTGGVPLRGEVGVHAAKNSALYLMLGALLTRDEVVLEEVPQLSDILALCDLLRHFGARVTWRGRDLHLDAAKLVTCEAPYALVSPLRASFVAMGALLGRCGEAHMSMPGGCAFGPRPVDRHIKAFRQLGVAFEETKGDFHARRLQPLRGRVLFDAPTVGGTQNVILASAVGSERVIIENAALEPEIADLAAMLNGMGARIAGAGTPTITIDGVSALSGTRYRPLPDRIEAGTLMLAAAATRGRVTLTGARAEHLRAVIAKLEETGVRVCEEGPERLSVDATGSLKPTDITALEYPGLPTDLQAPFGAFLATIPGRSVVTDRVYPDRFTHVGELARTGAQLELDGRTLVIHGGVLRGATMHAADIRAGGALVIAALAAHGDSTITGVQYIRRGYERLAERLNLLGARVRLGAAPALAAGLCGD from the coding sequence ATGGAACTTCATCATGACGCCTTTTTTGTGACGGGGGGCGTCCCCCTGCGCGGCGAGGTCGGCGTCCACGCAGCCAAAAACTCCGCGCTCTACCTGATGCTGGGTGCGCTCTTGACCCGCGACGAGGTCGTGCTCGAGGAGGTGCCGCAGCTCAGCGACATCCTCGCTCTCTGCGACCTGCTGCGGCACTTCGGCGCGCGCGTCACCTGGCGCGGGCGTGACCTTCACCTCGACGCCGCAAAGCTCGTGACCTGCGAAGCGCCCTACGCCTTGGTGAGCCCCTTGAGGGCGAGCTTCGTGGCGATGGGGGCGCTTTTAGGCCGCTGCGGCGAAGCGCACATGTCGATGCCGGGGGGGTGCGCCTTCGGACCGCGCCCGGTCGACCGCCACATCAAAGCGTTTCGGCAGCTCGGGGTCGCTTTCGAGGAGACCAAAGGCGACTTTCACGCGCGCCGCCTTCAGCCACTTAGGGGGCGGGTGCTCTTCGACGCGCCAACCGTTGGTGGGACGCAAAACGTCATTTTGGCGAGCGCCGTGGGCAGCGAGCGGGTGATCATCGAGAACGCCGCTTTGGAGCCCGAGATCGCCGACCTCGCGGCGATGCTGAACGGCATGGGGGCGCGCATCGCGGGGGCGGGCACGCCGACGATCACCATCGACGGGGTAAGCGCGCTGAGCGGGACGCGCTACCGCCCGCTACCCGACCGCATCGAGGCGGGGACGCTGATGCTCGCCGCAGCGGCCACGCGGGGGCGGGTGACCCTCACGGGCGCGCGCGCCGAGCACCTGCGGGCCGTTATCGCCAAGCTCGAGGAGACCGGGGTGCGGGTGTGCGAGGAGGGGCCCGAGCGGCTCTCGGTCGACGCGACCGGTTCTCTCAAACCGACCGACATCACGGCGCTCGAGTACCCCGGTCTGCCCACGGATCTGCAGGCGCCGTTTGGCGCCTTTCTGGCGACCATCCCCGGCCGCAGCGTGGTCACCGACCGCGTCTACCCCGACCGCTTCACCCACGTCGGTGAACTTGCGCGCACGGGGGCGCAGCTCGAGCTCGATGGGCGCACGCTGGTGATTCACGGCGGGGTGCTGCGCGGCGCCACCATGCACGCCGCCGACATCCGCGCCGGGGGCGCGCTGGTGATCGCCGCTTTGGCTGCTCACGGCGACTCGACGATCACCGGCGTGCAGTATATCCGCCGCGGCTACGAGCGCCTCGCAGAGCGGCTCAACCTCCTGGGGGCCAGGGTGCGCCTCGGTGCGGCGCCCGCGCTCGCGGCCGGCCTCTGCGGCGACTAA